From the genome of Thermoanaerobaculia bacterium:
TGAAGATCTTCGACTTCACCGGCGACCGGGTCGCCGCGGTGGTGCTCGAGCCGATCCAGGGTGAGGGCGGCATCAACGTCGCCCCCGCGGGCTACCTCGCCGCGGCGCGCGAGCTCTGCGACCGCTATGGAGCCATGTTGGTGTTCGACGAGATCCAATCGGGCATGGGGCGCTCGGGCCGGATGTTCGCCTGCGAGCACGACGGCGTCGCCCCCGACCTGATGGCGCTCGGCAAGGGCTTCGGCGGCGGGGTCATGCCGATCGGCGCCACCGTCGGAACCGCCCAGACCTGGGAGCGCTACATCGAGAATCCGTTCCTGCACACCACGACCTTCGGCGGCAACCCGGTCGCCTGCGCGGCGGCGATCGCGACCATCGGCGTGCTGCTCGACGAGGACCTGGCCCGGCAGGCCGGCGAGAAGGGCGACTACCTGCTCGGCAGGTTCGCCGAGCTCGGCGCGCGCTACCCGAATCTGCTCAAGCTCTGGCGGGGTCGCGGCCTCATGCTCGGTCTCGAATTCGCCGACGGCGACCTGGGCTACGCCGTCTCGAAGAACCTCTTCGCGCGCCAGATCCTCATTGGCGGGACGTATATCAACGCCCGCACGCTGCGCGTCGAGCCGCCGCTCACCATCAGCTATCCGCAGCTCGACCGGTTCGTCGCAGCGCTCGACGAGTCGCTGGCCGCGGTCTACGAGGAGCACCATCTCTGAGCCCGAGCCGTATCCGCTGAGGCCAGTCGAGGAGGGCTGCTTCTGGCTCGCCGACCTGCCAGCGCAGCCGGCCCGGCCGGCGCTCGCAGGTGAGCAGCGCGCCGACGTCGCCATCGTCGGCGGTGGCTTCACCGGCCTGTGGACGGCGCTCTTCCTCAAAGAGCTCGCGCCCGAGAAGGAGGTCGTCCTGCTCGAAGCCGAGCGCGTCGCCTACGGCGCCTCGGGCAGGAACGCCGGCCAGATCGGCGAGACGTTCGACCACTCGCACAGCCTCGCGATTCAGCATTTCGGTGAAGACGAGGCGCGCCGTCTGGCCGGGCTCGCGCGCCGGAACCTCGACGAGATGGAGGCTTTCCTCGGCCAGGAGTCGATCGACGCCGAATTCGCGCGCGTCGGGCAGCTCGTGCTCGCCCTGACAGAAGCGCACACAAGGGATGTCGAGGTCGCCCTCGCGTCGGCGAGACAGCTTGGCATCGACGACTGGCGCGTGCTCGATCGCGAAGCAACCCACGAGCAGCTGGGAAGCCCGCTTCCCTTGTGTGCGCTTTTCGCGCCGCGAGCCGCGACGGTGCACCCAGCGAAGCTGGCCGCCGGCCTCGCCCGTGTCGCAGAGGGCAAGGGCGTCCGGATTCTCGAACATTCGCCCGTCAAACGAATCGACCGCACGGGCTCCGGCCTGAGCTTGTCGACACAGGCCGGCACGCTCCACGCACCGCGCGCGGTGCTCGCGACGAACGCCTACTCGCACACCCTGGCGCCGCGGCTGGCGGGGCGCTTCCTGCCGCTCTACGACTACGTGATCACCAGCGAACCGTTGACCGCCGCGCAGCGGACGGCCATTCGCTGGCAGGGGCGCGAAGGGGTCACCGACTGCCGGAGCTTCTTCAACTACTCGCGACTGACCGCCGACCACCGCGTGGTCTGGGGCTCGAGCGAAGCGGTCTACTATCGCGGCAACGGCGTCGGGCCGCAGCACGACCACGCGCCGGCGGTTTATGCCGCGCTGGAGGCGAGCTTCGCACGCTTCTTCCCGGATCTCGCCGCGGTGCGTTTCCCCTACCGCTGGGGCGGTCCGATCGCCGCCACCACCCGCTTCACCCCGTTCTTCGGCGCCCTGCACTCGGGCCGCCTGTTCTACGGCCTCGGCTATACGGGGCACGGCGTGGGGACGACGCGGGTTGCCGGCCGCCTCCTCGCCCATCTGGCGCTCGAGAGGCGATCCGAGCTCGCGGAGCTCGCCCTGGTGCGCAAGCCCCCCTTTCGCTATCCGCCCGGACCGCTGCGACCGTGGGCCATCGCGGCCGTGACCCGGGCCCTGCGCAAGGTCGACGATGGCGGCAGTCCCGGTTTCCTGCTGCGCGTTCTGGACCGTCTGGGTATCGGCTTCTCGAGCTGAGAGAGGTCCCGAAGCCGGCACCTGGGCGACGCTTTTCCGCATGCTAATCTCGCTCGAAACAGAGGAGGCACCGATCATGACCGAGCTTCGCGCGTCCAAGGCACTCTCTCATCTGGCGCTGGCAGCGCTGGCGCTGCCCTTGACGTTCGCCTTGGGCTGCGGCCGAACCGTCAAGGAGCCCATCCCCGCTCCTTCGACCAAAGCAGCCATGTCGCAGCTCGGGGCCGGCGAAGGTGCGCTGACCATCATCGCGTGGGCGGGCTACATCGAGCGCGGCGCGACCGACAAGGCTTACGACTGGGTCACCGGCTTCGAGCAGAAGACCGGCTGCAAGGTGAGCGTCAAGATCGCCGCGACCTCCGACGAGATGGTCGCGTTGATGAACGAGGGCGGCTTCATCGATCTGGTCACCGCCTCGGGAGATGCCTCGAACCGGTTGATCGCGGGCGGCAAGGTGCAGGAGGTGAATCTCGCCCTCGTCCCCGGCTGGAAGAACGTCGACCCCCGCCTGCAGAATGCGCCTTGGCACACCGTCGGCGGCAAGCACTACGGCGTGCCTTATCAGTGGGGACCGAACGTCCTCATGTACAACTCGAAGGTCTTCGGCGAAAAGCCGCCCACGAGCTGGAGCGTGGTCTTCGAGGAGACGACTCTCCCCGACGGCAAGTCCAACCGCGGCCGGGTGCAGGCCTACGACGGCCCGATCTACATCGCCGACGCCGCGCTCTACCTCAAGAAGCACAAGCCG
Proteins encoded in this window:
- a CDS encoding FAD-dependent oxidoreductase, which produces MAGRISTPARCASSRRSPSAIRSSTGSSQRSTSRWPRSTRSTISEPEPYPLRPVEEGCFWLADLPAQPARPALAGEQRADVAIVGGGFTGLWTALFLKELAPEKEVVLLEAERVAYGASGRNAGQIGETFDHSHSLAIQHFGEDEARRLAGLARRNLDEMEAFLGQESIDAEFARVGQLVLALTEAHTRDVEVALASARQLGIDDWRVLDREATHEQLGSPLPLCALFAPRAATVHPAKLAAGLARVAEGKGVRILEHSPVKRIDRTGSGLSLSTQAGTLHAPRAVLATNAYSHTLAPRLAGRFLPLYDYVITSEPLTAAQRTAIRWQGREGVTDCRSFFNYSRLTADHRVVWGSSEAVYYRGNGVGPQHDHAPAVYAALEASFARFFPDLAAVRFPYRWGGPIAATTRFTPFFGALHSGRLFYGLGYTGHGVGTTRVAGRLLAHLALERRSELAELALVRKPPFRYPPGPLRPWAIAAVTRALRKVDDGGSPGFLLRVLDRLGIGFSS